The following are encoded together in the Serratia sp. UGAL515B_01 genome:
- the putP gene encoding sodium/proline symporter PutP, whose protein sequence is MAMNTPMLVTFLVYIFGMILIGLMAYRATNNFDDYILGGRSLGSVVTALSAGASDMSGWLLMGLPGAIFLSGISESWIAIGLTIGAYLNWKLVAGRLRVHTEANNNALTLPDYFTSRFEDNSKLLRVISAIVILVFFTIYCASGIVAGARLFESTFGMSYETALWAGAVTTILYTFIGGFLAVSWTDTVQASLMIFALILTPIIVIFAVGGIDSSILVIAAKNPANLDMMKGLNLVAILSLLGWGLGYFGQPHILARFMAADSHRTIRSARRISMTWMVLCLAGTIAVGFFGIAYFANNPGQAGNVSQNGERVFIELAMLLFNPWIAGILLSAILAAVMSTLSCQLLVCSSAITEDLYKAFLRKGASQRELVWVGRIMVLLVALVAITLASNPENRVLGLVSYAWAGFGAAFGPVVLISVMWPRMTRNAALVGMLVGAITVIVWKHYAWLGLYEIIPGFLFACIAIIVVSLLGREPSATMTGRFAQAEAEFKAV, encoded by the coding sequence ATGGCTATGAACACACCAATGCTGGTGACCTTTCTGGTCTATATCTTTGGCATGATACTGATTGGTTTAATGGCATACCGGGCGACAAACAATTTTGACGATTATATTCTTGGGGGCCGCAGTTTGGGCAGTGTCGTTACTGCTCTTTCCGCTGGGGCTTCTGATATGAGTGGTTGGCTGTTGATGGGCCTGCCAGGTGCTATTTTCCTTTCTGGTATCTCGGAAAGCTGGATCGCGATTGGTTTGACTATCGGTGCTTACCTTAACTGGAAACTAGTCGCTGGGCGCTTGCGTGTGCATACCGAAGCGAACAACAATGCGCTAACGCTACCTGACTATTTCACCAGCCGTTTTGAAGATAATAGCAAACTGCTACGCGTGATTTCTGCGATTGTTATTTTGGTATTCTTCACTATCTATTGCGCTTCGGGTATTGTTGCCGGGGCTCGTCTGTTTGAAAGTACGTTCGGTATGAGCTACGAAACTGCACTTTGGGCGGGCGCGGTAACCACCATACTCTATACCTTTATTGGTGGATTTCTGGCAGTAAGCTGGACAGACACTGTGCAGGCGAGCTTGATGATTTTTGCTCTGATCCTAACGCCAATAATTGTCATTTTTGCCGTGGGTGGTATCGACAGTTCAATACTGGTGATTGCGGCTAAAAACCCGGCGAATCTTGATATGATGAAAGGCCTGAATCTGGTGGCGATCCTCTCTTTGCTGGGCTGGGGCTTGGGTTATTTTGGTCAGCCGCATATTCTGGCACGCTTTATGGCAGCGGATTCTCATCGTACTATCCGCAGTGCACGACGCATCAGTATGACTTGGATGGTGTTATGCTTGGCGGGCACTATCGCTGTTGGTTTCTTTGGAATTGCCTATTTCGCCAATAATCCAGGTCAGGCTGGGAATGTTTCGCAAAATGGCGAACGCGTATTCATTGAACTTGCCATGCTATTGTTCAATCCATGGATTGCGGGGATTCTGCTGTCAGCAATTTTGGCTGCGGTTATGAGTACACTCAGTTGCCAATTGCTAGTCTGCTCAAGTGCGATCACGGAAGACTTGTATAAAGCCTTCCTGCGCAAAGGAGCAAGCCAGCGGGAGCTCGTCTGGGTCGGTCGTATCATGGTGCTGCTAGTGGCGCTGGTGGCTATTACGCTGGCATCGAATCCTGAGAATCGTGTGCTTGGGCTAGTAAGCTATGCTTGGGCCGGTTTTGGAGCAGCGTTTGGCCCGGTGGTGCTGATTTCTGTCATGTGGCCACGTATGACACGCAATGCAGCGCTGGTTGGTATGTTGGTCGGTGCTATAACGGTCATTGTCTGGAAACACTACGCTTGGTTGGGTCTCTATGAAATCATTCCTGGCTTCCTCTTTGCTTGTATCGCCATCATTGTTGTAAGTTTGCTGGGGCGCGAGCCTTCGGCAACGATGACTGGGCGTTTTGCTCAGGCAGAAGCTGAATTTAAAGCGGTGTAA
- the phoH gene encoding phosphate starvation-inducible protein PhoH: MGRQKAVIKARREAKRVIRRDARSHRQREEESVTSLVQMGGVESIGMARDSRDTSAIEARTEAQGHYLSAIENKQLIFATGEAGCGKTFISTAKAAEALIHKEVDRIIVTRPVLQADEDLGFLPGDISEKFAPYFRPVYDILLRRLGSSFLQYCLRPEIGKVEIAPFAYMRGRTFENAVVILDEAQNVTVSQMKMFLTRLGENVTVIVNGDITQCDLPRGTRSGLSDALERFKEDDMVGIIRFEKQDCVRSVLCQHTLNAYS, translated from the coding sequence ATGGGAAGACAGAAAGCAGTGATCAAAGCACGTCGTGAAGCCAAACGCGTTATTCGCCGTGACGCACGAAGCCATCGCCAGCGTGAAGAAGAAAGCGTGACCTCGCTGGTACAAATGGGGGGCGTTGAATCGATCGGTATGGCGCGTGACAGCCGTGATACCTCTGCGATTGAGGCGAGAACTGAAGCTCAAGGTCATTACTTGTCAGCCATAGAAAACAAGCAGTTAATATTTGCAACCGGTGAAGCTGGTTGCGGCAAAACATTTATCAGTACCGCTAAGGCAGCAGAAGCCCTAATACACAAAGAGGTGGATCGGATTATCGTTACTCGTCCAGTTTTGCAGGCGGATGAAGATCTCGGTTTCTTACCGGGAGATATTTCTGAAAAATTTGCTCCTTACTTCCGACCCGTATATGACATTCTACTGCGCCGTTTAGGATCGTCGTTTCTGCAATATTGCCTACGGCCTGAAATTGGTAAGGTAGAAATAGCGCCTTTTGCCTATATGCGCGGTCGCACTTTCGAAAATGCTGTAGTCATTCTGGACGAAGCTCAGAACGTTACGGTAAGTCAGATGAAGATGTTCTTGACCCGCCTTGGCGAGAATGTGACGGTGATTGTGAATGGGGATATTACTCAGTGCGACCTGCCCCGCGGTACGAGGTCTGGTTTGAGTGATGCCCTTGAGCGCTTCAAAGAAGATGACATGGTCGGTATTATCCGCTTCGAGAAACAGGACTGCGTACGCTCGGTTTTGTGTCAGCATACGCTCAATGCATATAGTTAA
- a CDS encoding IS3 family transposase, with the protein MRAKGCDNACLGNVFHSLKVECVHAEWFSSRETVQTKVFDYTERGDNLWCCHRARNNISLEQFESQHFT; encoded by the coding sequence ATGCGTGCCAAGGGTTGTGATAATGCCTGCTTGGGCAACGTCTTTCATTCGCTCAAAGTGGAATGTGTCCACGCCGAATGGTTTAGTAGCCGGGAAACGGTGCAAACTAAGGTGTTTGATTATACTGAACGGGGTGACAATCTTTGGTGTTGCCACCGTGCCCGTAATAATATCAGCTTAGAACAATTTGAAAGCCAGCACTTTACTTAG
- a CDS encoding acyltransferase yields MTTEQVERIVFANILRGVAAIAVLISHYIGIFWVMNPAISSMMGVPELSHLPALGFPLSLISEYCIVLGQFGVGVFFIISGLVIPFSLKNESKLGFLHRRAIRIYPVYIVGFSIVMLSLYALSFYAITPFNFAIGDMLAHLGVITRGPLNVNRIDGISWTLEVEIYFYLIMCVLGERIINFDVKKYIITASVVACFSAVIFKTQGYLIGVQTASSLLFLLGTAYYSTIKKKISIKNLLIIQSVITALLLLLWLGVAESASYIIHWIVGYILGIAVFYICFLFRNKIKENALLSHFSAISYPLYVVHTLFGYAIMYVLVDSGSGPYTAVAVATLCAYMAALFIHFFVERPSMAWIKQSRMSTSITHNTLPRS; encoded by the coding sequence ATGACTACGGAGCAAGTAGAACGGATAGTTTTTGCCAACATCCTTAGGGGAGTTGCCGCAATTGCTGTACTTATATCTCATTACATAGGCATTTTTTGGGTAATGAATCCTGCTATTTCTTCAATGATGGGAGTACCTGAACTCTCGCACTTACCCGCCTTAGGTTTCCCGCTATCGTTAATTTCAGAGTACTGTATTGTTTTAGGGCAGTTTGGCGTTGGCGTTTTCTTCATCATAAGTGGATTGGTTATTCCATTCTCCCTGAAAAACGAGAGCAAACTTGGTTTTTTGCACCGTCGAGCTATTCGAATCTATCCTGTTTATATAGTAGGATTTAGTATTGTCATGCTATCCTTGTATGCTCTTTCATTTTATGCCATAACTCCTTTCAACTTTGCTATAGGCGATATGCTTGCCCATTTAGGGGTAATCACCCGTGGGCCACTTAACGTTAATCGTATTGATGGTATAAGTTGGACACTTGAAGTTGAGATTTATTTCTACTTAATAATGTGTGTACTTGGTGAGCGAATAATAAACTTCGACGTAAAAAAATATATTATTACCGCCTCGGTAGTGGCGTGTTTTTCAGCTGTCATATTTAAAACCCAAGGGTATTTAATTGGAGTTCAGACAGCTTCAAGCCTATTGTTTTTATTAGGAACAGCATACTATTCAACAATCAAAAAAAAGATATCTATAAAAAATTTACTGATAATACAGTCAGTAATAACGGCTTTACTTCTATTACTTTGGCTAGGTGTGGCAGAGAGTGCAAGCTACATAATACACTGGATTGTTGGATACATACTTGGTATAGCGGTATTTTACATCTGTTTCTTATTTCGAAATAAAATCAAGGAGAACGCTCTGCTTTCACATTTCTCTGCTATTAGCTATCCGCTTTACGTGGTTCACACGTTGTTCGGTTATGCAATAATGTATGTGCTAGTTGATTCAGGGTCTGGTCCCTACACCGCTGTTGCAGTAGCAACACTTTGCGCTTATATGGCCGCGCTTTTCATACACTTTTTTGTAGAAAGGCCATCCATGGCATGGATAAAGCAGAGTCGGATGAGCACGTCAATAACTCATAATACACTACCACGCTCTTAA
- the lpxO gene encoding lipid A hydroxylase LpxO, with translation MKYIVLFLLILCVVYVHYRGRVRYPIWRQLSDHSTFTAPLNVFMYIFSRVPTTPYLQPEQFPELATLRDNWQMMRDEGQKLMEIQQIKASDKFNDAGFNSFFKTGWKRFYLKWYEDNHPSAMALCPQTTALLRSLPSVKAAMFAELPHGSRLPRHRDPYAGSLRYHLGLITPNDDRCFIEVDGERYSWRDGEDVIFDETYLHYAENQSGENRLILFCDIERPMRYRWAQAINHWLGRYLLSAATAPNEEGDRTGGVNRLFKYIYAIRKIGKQLKAWNKTVYYIIKWILFGGIAALIFFSI, from the coding sequence ATGAAATATATCGTTTTGTTTTTATTAATTTTATGCGTTGTTTATGTCCACTATCGAGGTCGTGTCCGTTATCCCATTTGGCGTCAACTTTCAGACCACTCCACGTTTACCGCCCCATTGAATGTCTTTATGTATATATTCTCACGCGTGCCGACGACACCCTATCTGCAACCAGAGCAATTTCCTGAACTTGCCACATTGCGGGATAACTGGCAGATGATGCGCGACGAAGGCCAGAAGCTGATGGAGATACAGCAAATAAAAGCGTCAGATAAATTTAACGATGCCGGGTTTAATTCTTTCTTCAAAACTGGCTGGAAGCGTTTTTATCTGAAATGGTATGAAGACAACCACCCGTCAGCGATGGCACTGTGCCCACAGACGACTGCATTATTGCGTAGTTTACCTTCTGTTAAGGCCGCAATGTTCGCTGAGTTGCCGCATGGTAGCCGCTTGCCACGCCACAGAGATCCCTATGCCGGATCGTTGCGCTACCATCTGGGGTTGATAACACCTAACGATGACCGCTGTTTTATTGAAGTGGATGGAGAACGCTATAGCTGGCGTGATGGGGAAGACGTAATATTCGATGAAACCTACTTGCATTACGCAGAAAACCAGAGTGGGGAAAATCGACTGATCCTGTTTTGTGACATTGAACGCCCGATGCGTTATCGCTGGGCGCAGGCGATTAATCACTGGTTAGGGCGCTACCTGCTGAGTGCCGCTACCGCGCCGAATGAAGAAGGTGATCGTACTGGTGGAGTCAATCGCCTGTTCAAATATATCTATGCTATCCGTAAAATTGGCAAACAACTCAAGGCCTGGAACAAGACGGTGTATTACATCATCAAGTGGATACTGTTTGGCGGAATAGCGGCGTTGATCTTTTTTTCTATTTAG